One region of Girardinichthys multiradiatus isolate DD_20200921_A chromosome 1, DD_fGirMul_XY1, whole genome shotgun sequence genomic DNA includes:
- the LOC124873325 gene encoding neurotrophin receptor-interacting factor homolog isoform X3, producing the protein MIWGSSRRLKIKLKLAPLQKQYKEHGLNRIFQSFEEGDDIEQYLTTFERLATAYRRPERDWAVRLVPHLTSRARTAYVAMAAEDSCDYAEVKAAILTKYEINEEMYRQRFREPEVHVNETPREFYNHLKDLYLKWMQPQGKRKDDIGEILIFEQFYSSLSPELRIWVKERNPASAQEAAELVENFLAARRGPKTFRYNLQQKASLMQDFV; encoded by the coding sequence ATGATCTGGGGAAGCAGCAGAAGACTGAAGATAAAGCTCAAGCTGGCCCCTCTTCAGAAGCAGTACAAAGAGCATGGACTCAATCGGATATTCCAAAGTTTTGAGGAGGGAGATGACATTGAACAATACCTGACAACCTTTGAAAGGTTAGCAACAGCATACCGGCGGCCCGAGAGGGACTGGGCAGTAAGGTTGGTACCTCATCTCACCAGTAGGGCCCGAACAGCATATGTGGCCATGGCTGCAGAGGATTCCTGTGATTATGCTGAAGTAAAAGCAGCCATCTTAACAAAGTATGAgattaatgaagaaatgtaccGACAACGATTTAGAGAGCCGGAGGTCCATGTAAATGAAACCCCCCGAGAGTTCTATAACCATCTGAAAGACCTTTACCTGAAATGGATGCAACCTCAAGGAAAAAGAAAGGATGATATTGGGGAGATTCTCATCTTTGAACAGTTCTACAGTTCTTTGTCACCAGAGCTGAGAATATGGGTCAAAGAGAGGAACCCAGCATCGGCACAAGAAGCAGCAGAACTTGTTGAAAACTTCTTGGCTGCAAGACGGGGACCAAAAACCTTCCGATACAACCTTCAACAGAAGGCCAGCTTAATGCAGG
- the LOC124873325 gene encoding zinc finger protein 445-like isoform X2, with translation MIWGSSRRLKIKLKLAPLQKQYKEHGLNRIFQSFEEGDDIEQYLTTFERLATAYRRPERDWAVRLVPHLTSRARTAYVAMAAEDSCDYAEVKAAILTKYEINEEMYRQRFREPEVHVNETPREFYNHLKDLYLKWMQPQGKRKDDIGEILIFEQFYSSLSPELRIWVKERNPASAQEAAELVENFLAARRGPKTFRYNLQQKASLMQGKQHVN, from the exons ATGATCTGGGGAAGCAGCAGAAGACTGAAGATAAAGCTCAAGCTGGCCCCTCTTCAGAAGCAGTACAAAGAGCATGGACTCAATCGGATATTCCAAAGTTTTGAGGAGGGAGATGACATTGAACAATACCTGACAACCTTTGAAAGGTTAGCAACAGCATACCGGCGGCCCGAGAGGGACTGGGCAGTAAGGTTGGTACCTCATCTCACCAGTAGGGCCCGAACAGCATATGTGGCCATGGCTGCAGAGGATTCCTGTGATTATGCTGAAGTAAAAGCAGCCATCTTAACAAAGTATGAgattaatgaagaaatgtaccGACAACGATTTAGAGAGCCGGAGGTCCATGTAAATGAAACCCCCCGAGAGTTCTATAACCATCTGAAAGACCTTTACCTGAAATGGATGCAACCTCAAGGAAAAAGAAAGGATGATATTGGGGAGATTCTCATCTTTGAACAGTTCTACAGTTCTTTGTCACCAGAGCTGAGAATATGGGTCAAAGAGAGGAACCCAGCATCGGCACAAGAAGCAGCAGAACTTGTTGAAAACTTCTTGGCTGCAAGACGGGGACCAAAAACCTTCCGATACAACCTTCAACAGAAGGCCAGCTTAATGCAGG ggaAGCAACATGTTAACTGA